A DNA window from Candidatus Desulfarcum epimagneticum contains the following coding sequences:
- a CDS encoding conserved hypothetical protein (Evidence 4 : Unknown function but conserved in other organisms), translated as MQTVKSPLPVSNPRVSARIPAHAYETITRAAEIMGATINQFMIQSALEKASHVIEKERIIKLSAESAAVFYEAIELPPAPNEKLINAAKAYKKMFLNDQN; from the coding sequence ATGCAAACGGTAAAATCACCCCTCCCCGTTTCGAATCCGAGGGTCTCGGCAAGGATACCCGCGCATGCTTACGAAACCATCACCAGGGCGGCTGAAATTATGGGCGCCACTATCAACCAGTTCATGATTCAATCCGCATTGGAAAAAGCAAGCCATGTCATTGAAAAAGAGCGGATCATAAAATTATCCGCCGAATCAGCCGCTGTATTTTATGAAGCCATAGAACTCCCGCCCGCTCCCAATGAAAAACTGATCAACGCTGCCAAAGCCTATAAAAAGATGTTTTTAAATGATCAGAATTGA
- a CDS encoding GCN5-related N-acetyltransferase (fragment): MTKKFNRADFDSGSFELNVYLKKTARQHSSKEISKTFVIIDDEKENRFDPR, translated from the coding sequence TTGACCAAAAAGTTCAACCGGGCCGACTTTGACTCCGGCTCTTTTGAACTCAATGTTTACCTGAAGAAAACCGCCCGGCAGCACAGCTCCAAAGAAATTTCAAAAACCTTTGTCATCATAGACGATGAAAAAGAAAACCGATTTGACCCGCGTTGA
- a CDS encoding Nucleotidyltransferase produces the protein MDQKRTDDIIKNYLAVLRKNDFPVVRAFIFGSHAKGTQNADSDIDLAVTLETVEDKFEVGAQLAKLTRKVDIRIEPHPFHVNEFNMSHPFAKEILRHGIEVV, from the coding sequence ATGGATCAAAAACGAACTGATGACATCATAAAAAATTATTTGGCGGTTTTAAGAAAAAATGATTTTCCGGTTGTCAGGGCGTTCATTTTCGGCTCCCACGCAAAAGGAACCCAGAATGCCGACAGCGACATTGATCTGGCTGTGACCCTTGAAACGGTCGAGGACAAATTTGAGGTCGGCGCGCAGCTGGCCAAACTGACCCGAAAAGTGGACATACGCATTGAGCCCCACCCTTTCCACGTCAATGAGTTCAATATGTCCCATCCGTTTGCCAAAGAAATTTTGCGGCATGGAATTGAAGTGGTCTGA